The following are encoded in a window of Rissa tridactyla isolate bRisTri1 chromosome 3, bRisTri1.patW.cur.20221130, whole genome shotgun sequence genomic DNA:
- the TSNAX gene encoding translin-associated protein X isoform X2 produces the protein MTSFKSFQLELDTRHDKYERLVKLSRDITIESKRTIFLLHRFASAPNGEEILNESEVKLDAVRRKIKQVAQELIGEDMYQFHRAISPGLQEYVEAVSFQYFIKTRSLISVEEINKQLIFTAEDREETTNTTSNCNDKQLHTWSLKVTPVDYLLGVADLTGELMRLCISSVGNGDIDTPFELSQFLRQIYDGFTFIGNTGPYEVSKKLYTLKQSLAKVENACYTLKVRGSEIPKHMLADVFSTKTELIDQEEGLS, from the exons ATGACATCTTTTAAAT CATTTCAACTGGAGCTTGACACGAGGCACGACAAGTATGAACGGCTTGTGAAGCTCAGTCGTGATATAACTATCGAAAGCAAAAGAACAATATTTCTGCTCCACCGGTTTGCCAG TGCTCCCAATGGGGAAGAAATACTAAATGAATCTGAAGTCAAGCTAGATGCTGTTCGACGGAAGATTAAGCAGGTTGCACAAGAGCTGATTGGAGAGGACATGTATCAGTTCCACAGAGCTATATCTCCAG GACTACAAGAATATGTTGAGGCAGtctcatttcagtattttatcaAAACACGATCTTTGATTAGTGTTGAAGAGATCAACAAACAACTAATATTTACAGCTgaagacagagaagaaacaacaaacacg ACCTCCAATTGCAATGATAAACAACTGCACACTTGGAGCCTGAAGGTAACACCTGTAGATTACCTGCTGGGAGTGGCTGATCTAACCGGAGAGCTGATGCGGCTGTGCATCAGCAGTGTTGGAAATGGTGACATAGACACGCCTTTTGAACTGAGCCAGTTCTTACGTCAGATTTACGATGGTTTTACTTTCATTGGCAACACTGGACCTTACGAAGTATCTAAGAAGCTGTATACCTTGAAACAGAGTCTGGCAAAAGTAGAGAATGCCTGCTACACTTTAAAAGTTCGGGGATCTGAAATCCCAAAGCACATGTTGGCTGATGTGTTCTCCACCAAAACGGAATTGATCGACCAAGAGGAGGGCCTTTCTTAA
- the TSNAX gene encoding translin-associated protein X isoform X1, with the protein MSGKEGSGGFRKRKHDNFPHGQRREEKENVNPSSALMTSFKSFQLELDTRHDKYERLVKLSRDITIESKRTIFLLHRFASAPNGEEILNESEVKLDAVRRKIKQVAQELIGEDMYQFHRAISPGLQEYVEAVSFQYFIKTRSLISVEEINKQLIFTAEDREETTNTTSNCNDKQLHTWSLKVTPVDYLLGVADLTGELMRLCISSVGNGDIDTPFELSQFLRQIYDGFTFIGNTGPYEVSKKLYTLKQSLAKVENACYTLKVRGSEIPKHMLADVFSTKTELIDQEEGLS; encoded by the exons atgaGCGGCAAGGAAG GATCAGGTGGGTTCAGAAAACGAAAGCATGACAATTTTCCACATGGtcaaagaagagaggaaaaagagaatgttAATCCATCTTCAGCTCTGATGACATCTTTTAAAT CATTTCAACTGGAGCTTGACACGAGGCACGACAAGTATGAACGGCTTGTGAAGCTCAGTCGTGATATAACTATCGAAAGCAAAAGAACAATATTTCTGCTCCACCGGTTTGCCAG TGCTCCCAATGGGGAAGAAATACTAAATGAATCTGAAGTCAAGCTAGATGCTGTTCGACGGAAGATTAAGCAGGTTGCACAAGAGCTGATTGGAGAGGACATGTATCAGTTCCACAGAGCTATATCTCCAG GACTACAAGAATATGTTGAGGCAGtctcatttcagtattttatcaAAACACGATCTTTGATTAGTGTTGAAGAGATCAACAAACAACTAATATTTACAGCTgaagacagagaagaaacaacaaacacg ACCTCCAATTGCAATGATAAACAACTGCACACTTGGAGCCTGAAGGTAACACCTGTAGATTACCTGCTGGGAGTGGCTGATCTAACCGGAGAGCTGATGCGGCTGTGCATCAGCAGTGTTGGAAATGGTGACATAGACACGCCTTTTGAACTGAGCCAGTTCTTACGTCAGATTTACGATGGTTTTACTTTCATTGGCAACACTGGACCTTACGAAGTATCTAAGAAGCTGTATACCTTGAAACAGAGTCTGGCAAAAGTAGAGAATGCCTGCTACACTTTAAAAGTTCGGGGATCTGAAATCCCAAAGCACATGTTGGCTGATGTGTTCTCCACCAAAACGGAATTGATCGACCAAGAGGAGGGCCTTTCTTAA